From Ficedula albicollis isolate OC2 chromosome 20, FicAlb1.5, whole genome shotgun sequence, one genomic window encodes:
- the MANBAL gene encoding protein MANBAL translates to MAAELDFSPPEIPEPTFLENVLRYGLFFGAIFQLICVLAIILPVSKSHKTDSDSFEPKNSETVKKPKATVPQISKKPKKETKKKR, encoded by the exons ATGGCTGCAGAGTTGGATTTCTCCCCACCTGAAATCCCTGAGCCCACATTCCTGGAGAATGTGCTGCGCTATGGACTCTTCTTTGGAGCCATTTTCCAGCTGATCTGTGTGCTTGCCATAATCCTGCCTGTGTCCAAGTCCCACAAGACA GACTCAGACAGTTTTGAGCCTAAGAATTCAGAGACTGTGAAGAAGCCAAAGGCAACTGTTCCACAGATAAGCAAGAAACCTAAGAAGGAAACCAAAAAGAAACGATAG